The genomic interval GGTGAAGCTGACCCTGCCGGCGGGCTGGGAGACCCGCACCCAGACGCTGTCCCTCCAGGGCAGCGCGGACGGCACCAGCTTCGCCACGCTGAAGAACTCCGCGACGTACACCTTCGCCCCGGGGGCGGCGAACGAGGTCACCATCGCGTTCCCGGCCACGCTGACGCGCTTCGTACGCGTCGACATCACCGCCAACACCGGCTGGCCGGCCGCGCAGCTCTCCGAGCTGGAGGTCCGGGGCGCCGGTGACTCGTCGGCCGACCTCGCCGCGGGCAAGACCCTCACCGCGAGCAGCGGCAGCGGGTCCCGGGCTCCGGCCAACGCCAACGACGGCAACCGGGAAAGCTACTGGGCCGGCGGCGACGACCAGTTCCCGCAGTGGATCCAGGCGGACCTGGGCGGATCGCTCGGTGTGGACCGGGTGGTCCTGCGACTGCCCGACGGCTGGGCCGCGCGCAGCCAGACGCTCAAGCTCCAGGGCAGCGCGAACGGTACGGACTTCACCGACCTCACCGCGTCCCAGGCATACCGCTTCGAAGCGGCGGGGGGACAGTCGGCGACGATCACCTTCGACGCCACGACCACCCGGTACGTCCGCGTCCTGTTCACCGCCAACAGCGGTGCATCGGCAGCCCAGTTGGCCGAACTGGAGATCTACGGTCCCACCACCGGCGACACACAGGCCCCGACCGCACCGGCCGGTCTGGCGTTCACCGAGCCCGCCACCGGGCAGATCCGGCTGACGTGGAAGGCCTCCACGGACGACAAGGGCGTCACCGGCTACGACGTCTACGCGAACAACACCCTGCTGACCAGCGTCGCGGGCGACGTCACCACCTACACCGACACCCGGCCCGCCGGGCAGGACGTCAGCTACTTCGTCCGCGCCAAGGACGCGGCGGGCAACGTCTCGGCCAACAGCGGCACCGTGACCCGCGGCGGCGACGCCGGTGACACCCAGGCGCCCACCGCCCCCACCGCCCTGGCGTACACCGAACCGTCCAGCGGCTCGGTGAAGCTGACGTGGGGAGCGTCCACCGACAACAAGGGCGTGAGCGGCTACGACGTCTACGCCAACAACGTGCTGCGCGGCAGCGTCGCCGGCGATGTGCTGACGTACACCGACACCCAGCCGGCGTCCTCCACGGTCAGTTACGTCGTACGGGCCAAGGACGCGGCGGGCAACGTCTCCGGCGACAGCAACACCGTGACCCGCAACGGGCAGGGCGGCTCCGCCTCCAACCTCGCCGTGAACAAGCCGGTCACCGCCTCCTCCGTGATCCACACCTACGTCGCGGAGAACGCCAACGACAACAGCACCTCCACCTACTGGGAGGGCGCGGGCGGCAGTTACCCGAACACCCTCACCGTGAAGCTCGGCTCCAACGCCGACACCGAGAACGTCGTCGTCAAGCTCAACCCCGACAACAGCTGGGGGCCGCGCACCCAGCGCATCGAGGTCCTCGGCCGGGAGCAGAGTTCCTCGTCCTTCAACTCCCTCTCGGCCGCCAAGGATTACGCCTTCAGTCCGTCGTCCGGCAACACGGTGACCATCCCGGTCTCCGCACGCGTCGCGGACGTCCAGCTGAGGTTCACCGCCAACAGCGGCTCCGGAGCCGGGCAGGTCGCGGAGTTCCAGGTCCTGGGCGCTCCGGCGGCCAACCCGGACCTCCAGGTCACCGGCGTCACCGCCGCACCCGCCGTACCGGTCGAGACGGACGAGGTCACCCTGACCGCGACCGTCCGCAATGCCGGCGCGCTCGCCGCCCCGGCGAGCAAGGTCGAACTGCGCCTCGGCGGCACCAAGGTCGCCACCGCCTCCGTCGGCGCACTGGCGGCGGGCGCCTCCACCCAGGTCGACGCCTCCATCGGGGCCCGGAGCGCGGGCAGTTACATCCTGAGCGCCGTCGCCGATCCGGCAGGCGAGGTCATCGAGCAGAACGAGACCAACAACAGCCACACCAGCGCCTCCCCGCTGGTCGTGAAGCCGGTCTCCAGCTCCGATCTGGTGGCCTCGGCGGTCACCACCTCACCCTCGGCCGCGTCCGAAGGCGAGACGGTCACCTTCTCCGTCGCGCTGAAGAACCAGGGCACGGTGGCCTCGGCCGCCGGCGCCCACGGCATCACCCTGACGCTCGTCGACAGCAAGGGCGCCACGGTGAAGACGCTCGCCGGCAGCCACACCGGGGCCATCGCACCGGGAGCCACCACCGGGCCGGTCGCCCTCGGCTCCTGGACCGCAGCCAACGGCTCGTACACCGTGCGGACCGTGATCGCGGCCGACGCCAACGAACTCCCGGTCAAGCGCGAGAACAACACCGCCACCCAGGCGCTCTTCGTCGGACGCGGCGCCGACATGCCGTACGCCATGTACGAGGCGGAGGACGGTACGGCCGGCGGCGGTGCGAAGGTCGTCGGCCCGAACCGGACGGTCGGCGACATCGCGGGCGAGGCCTCGGGACGCAAGGCCGTCACCCTCGACCGGACCGGCGACTACGTCGAGTTCGCCACCCGGGCTGCCACCAACACCCTGGTCACCAGGTTCTCCATCCCCGACGCCCCGGGCGGCGGCGGCATCGACTCCACCCTGAACGTCTACGTGGACGGCGTCTTCCTCAAGGCGATCGACCTCACCTCCACGTACGCCTGGCTGTACGGGAACGAGGCCGCTCCCGGCAACTCCCCGGGCTCCGGAGCGCCCCGTCACATCTACGACGAGGCGAACATGATGCTGGGCAAGACCGTCCCGGCGGGGTCCAGGATCCGGCTCCAGAAGGACAGCGCCAACACCACCACGTACGCGATCGACTTCATCAACCTGGAGCAGGTCGCCCCGGTCGCCAACCCGAACCCCGCCGCGTACACTGTGCCGGCCGGATTCACCCACCAGGACGTCCAGAACGCCCTGGACAAGGTCCGCATGGACACCACGGGCACCCTCGTGGGCGTCTACCTCCCGGCGGGGCAGTACAGCACGGCCAGCAAGTTCCAGGTCTACGGCAAGGCCGTCAAGGTGGTCGGCGCGGGTCCCTGGTACACCCGCTTCAACGCCCCTTCCACCCAGGACAACACCGATATCGGCTTCCGGGCCGAGGCCAGTGCCAAGGGGTCCTCGTTCGCGAACTTCGCGTACTTCGGCAACTACACGTCCCGGATCGACGGACCGGGCAAGGTGTTCGACTTCTCCAATGTGTCGGACATCGTGATCGACAACATCTGGAACGAGCACATGGTGTGCCTCTACTGGGGCGCCAACACCGACAGCGTGACCATCAGGAACTCCCGGATCCGCAATATGTTCGCCGACGGCGTCAACATGACCAACGGGTCCACCGACAACCTGGTGACCAACAACGAGGCACGGGCCACCGGCGACGACAGCTTCGCGCTCTTCTCGGCGATCGACGCCGGGGGAGCGGACATGAAGAACAACGTCTACGAGAACCTGACCTCGATCCTCACCTGGCGCGCGGCGGGCGTCGCCGTCTACGGCGGTTACGACAACACCTTCCGCAACATCCACATCGCCGACACCCTGGTGTACTCCGGGATCACGGTCAGCTCACTCGACTTCGGCTACCCGATGAACGGGTTCGGGACCGTACCCACGACGATCGAGAACGTCTCGATCGTGCGCGCGGGCGGTCATTTCTGGGGATCACAGACCTTCCCCGGCATCTGGCTGTTCTCGGCGTCCAAGGTGTTCCAGGGCATCCGCATCACCAACGTGGACATCGTCGATCCCACCTACAGCGGGATCATGTTCCAGACGAACTACGTCGGCGGACAGCCCCAGTTCCCGATCAAGGACACCGTGCTCACCGACGTCTCCATCTCGGGTGCGCGCAAGAGCGGTGACGCCTTCGACGCCAAGTCCGGGTATGGGCTGTGGGCCAACGAGATGCCGGAGGCCGGGCAGGGGCCCGCCGTCGGCGAGGTCACCTTCAACGGCCTGAAGCTCAGCGACAACGCCCAGGACGTCAGGAACACCACCTCCACCTTCAAGATCATCACCAACCCGTAGCCCGGGGGAGAGGCCCCGATCGCCGGCAAGGGGGCGCTTCCCGATGGCAGGGGAGCGTCCCTTTTGCATGCAATCCTTGCATTGATAAGTCAATTGTTTGCGCTGCTTACGCTAGTCTTGCGGCATGACGCGACGACTTGCTCAGGTTGCCAAGAAGGTTGGGGTCAGCGAGGCCACGGTGAGCCGAGTGCTCAACGGCAAGCCCGGGGTGTCCCGGACCACCCGGCAGTCCGTGCTGACCGCCCTGGACGTCCTCGGTTACGAGCGGCCCACCCAACTGCGGGGCGAGCGCGCCCGGCTCGTCGGCCTCGTCCTGCCCGAACTGCAGAACCCGATCTTCCCCGCCTTCGCCGAGGTGATCGGCGGCGCCCTCGCCCAGCAGGGACTGACCCCCGTGCTGTGCACCCAGACCAAGGGCGGAGTCTCCGAAGCGGACTACGTGGACCTCCTGCTCCAGCAGCAGGTCTCCGGGGTGGTCTTCGCCGGCGGTCTGTTCGCACAGGCCGACGAGGCCCATGAGCACTACCACCGGCTCGCCGAGCGCCGCATCCCCGTCGTGCTGATCAACGCCCCCATAGAAGGACTGGACTTCCCCTGCGTCTCCTGCGACGACGCCGTCGCGATCGAGCGCGCCTGGCGCCACCTGGCCTCCCTCGGCCACGAGCGCATCGGCGTGGTGATGGGCCCCTCCGACCATGTGCCCTCCCGCCGCAAGCTCGCGGCCGCCCGGTCCGTCGCGGCGGCCACCGGCGGGGAGCTGGCCGAGGAGTACGTCGAGCGCTCGATGTTCTCCCTGGAAGGCGGGCAGGCCGCGGCCTCCCGGCTGCTGGAGCGCGGAGTCACCGGCATCATCTGCGCCAGCGATCCGCTGGCGCTCGGCGCGGTGCGGGCGGCCCGCAGGCGCGGCCTCGGGGTTCCGTCGGAGGTCTCGGTCGTCGGCTACGACGACTCGGCGTTCATGAACTGCACCGAACCCCCGCTCACCACGATCCGCCAGCCCATCGAGGCCATGGGCCGGGCCGCCGTCGAACTGCTCTGCGCGGGTATCCAGGGCGGGTCGGTCCCCCCGGACGAGCTGCTGTTCGAGCCGGAGCTGGTGGTACGGGGCTCCACCGCGAAGGCGCCCCGCTGATCCCGCGGATCGCGGCGCTGTCCCGGCTGCGGCACAGTGGGCACATGGACGACCTCAACGCACTCGCCGAGGAACACCTGACCGCCGCCCGCGCCTCCGCGCACGGCCGCAGCGCCCACCTCCTGCTCCAGCAGCCCCCCTTGCGGCAGACGGTGATCGCCCTCACCGAGGGGACGGCGCTCGACGAGCACAACGCGCCGCCCGCGGCCTCGCTCCTCGTGCTGCGCGGCAGCGTCCGTCTCACCGCCGCCTCCGGGGACGTCGAGCTGCCGTCCGGGATCCTGCACCCGATCCCGCAGGAACGGCACGGGCTGCTGGCGCTCCAGGACGCGGTGGTCCTGCTCACGGCCGTCAACGACTGATCCGTCCGGGGGCGCGGTCCGGCCGGGGTGGGGTGTGCTTCGGCCGCGACGTGGCAGGAGAGGATCGAGCGGAGTCACCCCGTCCGGAAACGGACAGGTCACGCCGCCCACCGCGTCCCGCCCACGTCCCCGGAGTACCAGCTTGTCCACCCAGACCGCGTCCGCCGCGGAAAGCACCGCCCCCGCCGCCCTGCCCCGCCGCTGGGGCACCGCCCTGCGCCGCACACCGGTCTCGCTGTGGAACGACGACGTCACCGACTGGGCCGCCGCCCTGACGTACTACGCCATCCTCGCCCTGCTCCCGGCGCTCCTGGTCACCGTCTCCGTGATCGGGCTGGCCAACCCCGGCGCGACCGGCGCCCTGATCGCCGACATCACCGCGTTCGCCCCGGCCGAGTCCGGCGAGGCGCTGCGCAGGCCGTTGGAGGCGGCGACCGAACAGCGCTCCGCCGTCTGGCTGCTCGTCGCCACCGGGTCCGTGAGCGCCGTGTGGTCCGCGTGCAGCTACCTCGCGGTCTTCCGCCGGGCGATGCACGCCATGCACGGCGTCCGGGACACGCGCCCGCCCCTGCGGCAGGCGCACATCATCCTCGTCTCCGCGTTCGGCCTGCTCCTCCTGCTGATGACCAGCGCCTTCGCCATCGTCATGACCGGCCCGGTGGCCCGCTGGCTGGGCCGCCTCATCGGCCTGCCGCACGAGGGGGAGACCCTGTGGGCGGCGCTGAAGTGGCCGCTGCTGGTCTTCCTCGTGGCCTGCCTGATCATGGTCCTCTTCAGTACGGGTCCCCGCTCCGCGCGCGGTGTCCGCCGGGGTCTGCCCGGCGGGATCCTCGCCGCGTTCTGCTGGCTCGCCGCGTCGGCGCTGTTCGCTCTCTACGCGAACCAGGTCGGCAGCTACAGCAGGCTGTACGGGTCGCTCGCCGGGCTCGTCGTCTTCCTCATCTGGGTATGGTTCGCCAACCTCTCACTGCTGGCCGGAGCTCAGTTCAACGTGGAGCTGCGGCGGCCCGAGCCGGAGGCCGGCGCCCACGGCGGGGAGCCCGTCACGGCCGCAGAACGATCCTGACCGGGTCGCCCTCCTTGGTCTCCATCCGCCGCACGGCCGCCGCCGCGTCGTCCAGGGGCAGGACGTCGGTGATCGACCGGGAGAAGTCCAGCCGGCCGCCCTCGGTGAGCCGGACGAGCTGCTCGACATGGTGTCCCTCCGAGCCGTAGTGGCCCAGGATGCGGTGCTGGAGGTAGCTGAACAGGGTGGGGCGGGCGACGGTCAGCGGCTGGTCGGTCAACCCCACCAGCACCAGCCGTCCCTTCGGGGCCAGCGTCGTCAGCGCCTGTTCGCGGGCCGCGGGGACCCCGGCGAAGTCGAACGCCGCCTCCAGGCCCACGCCGCCCGTCGCCCCGAGCACCTTCTCGCGGAACAGCGGATCGGCGGGGTCCAGCGCCAGGTCGGCCCCGAACTCCAGGGCCCGCCGCCGGGCCGCCGGAGCCGGGTCCACCGCGACGACCGGATGCGCGCCCACCGCCCGCAGTAACTGCACGGCGTGCGCGCCGAGCCCGCCCGCGCCCCAGACGCCCACGGCCTCCGCCGCCCGGACGTCGCCGGTGGCGGTCACCGCCGCCCAGGGCGTCGAGACCGCGTCCGGGATGATCGCGGCCTGCTCGAAGGGGAGGGCGTCGGGAAGGGCGACGAGGGTAGACGCGGTGGCGAGGGCGTACTCGGCCCAGCCGCCGTCGTAGTCGACGCCGCGGGTGTGCGTCCGGCCCCGGCGCTGCTCGCCCGCCTGGAGCACCACCCTCGTGCCGGGCGACCAGCCGGTGACGTCCGGACCCGGCTCCGCCACCGTCCCGGCCACCTCGTGGCCCAGGGTGACCGTGTCCCCCTCCAGGTACAGCGGGCTCAGCGTGCCGTCGACGAGGTGCACGTCGGAGAGGCAGACCCCCGCCGCCTCGATTTTCACCAGCACTTCGCCGGGACCGGGCACGGGCCGGTCCACCTCCTCCACGGCGAGAGTGCGGCTGGGCAGGTGCAGACGCGCGGCGCGCATGCGTTCCATGACGGGTCCTTACGGTGTTCGGATCGGCGGCCTATCGCAAGTCGCCTTGCTTTGAAACGGTGCACGAGACCTCCGTGTACCGGCGGTGGAAGACCCGCGAGAACCTGCTGCTGGACGCCCTCGGCTCGTACGCCGACGAGGCGCTGCCCGAGCCCGACACGGGGGACGTGCGCCAGGACCTGATCCAGCTGATGTCG from Streptomyces sp. CA-278952 carries:
- a CDS encoding discoidin domain-containing protein, giving the protein MRAQRWRWRAISALVTTSLLMIGIPSLAAAAADGPNLAAGRAAAASSAHAEYGASHITDGNRSTYWESAGGGLPQWVQADLGAGSRVDEVKLTLPAGWETRTQTLSLQGSADGTSFATLKNSATYTFAPGAANEVTIAFPATLTRFVRVDITANTGWPAAQLSELEVRGAGDSSADLAAGKTLTASSGSGSRAPANANDGNRESYWAGGDDQFPQWIQADLGGSLGVDRVVLRLPDGWAARSQTLKLQGSANGTDFTDLTASQAYRFEAAGGQSATITFDATTTRYVRVLFTANSGASAAQLAELEIYGPTTGDTQAPTAPAGLAFTEPATGQIRLTWKASTDDKGVTGYDVYANNTLLTSVAGDVTTYTDTRPAGQDVSYFVRAKDAAGNVSANSGTVTRGGDAGDTQAPTAPTALAYTEPSSGSVKLTWGASTDNKGVSGYDVYANNVLRGSVAGDVLTYTDTQPASSTVSYVVRAKDAAGNVSGDSNTVTRNGQGGSASNLAVNKPVTASSVIHTYVAENANDNSTSTYWEGAGGSYPNTLTVKLGSNADTENVVVKLNPDNSWGPRTQRIEVLGREQSSSSFNSLSAAKDYAFSPSSGNTVTIPVSARVADVQLRFTANSGSGAGQVAEFQVLGAPAANPDLQVTGVTAAPAVPVETDEVTLTATVRNAGALAAPASKVELRLGGTKVATASVGALAAGASTQVDASIGARSAGSYILSAVADPAGEVIEQNETNNSHTSASPLVVKPVSSSDLVASAVTTSPSAASEGETVTFSVALKNQGTVASAAGAHGITLTLVDSKGATVKTLAGSHTGAIAPGATTGPVALGSWTAANGSYTVRTVIAADANELPVKRENNTATQALFVGRGADMPYAMYEAEDGTAGGGAKVVGPNRTVGDIAGEASGRKAVTLDRTGDYVEFATRAATNTLVTRFSIPDAPGGGGIDSTLNVYVDGVFLKAIDLTSTYAWLYGNEAAPGNSPGSGAPRHIYDEANMMLGKTVPAGSRIRLQKDSANTTTYAIDFINLEQVAPVANPNPAAYTVPAGFTHQDVQNALDKVRMDTTGTLVGVYLPAGQYSTASKFQVYGKAVKVVGAGPWYTRFNAPSTQDNTDIGFRAEASAKGSSFANFAYFGNYTSRIDGPGKVFDFSNVSDIVIDNIWNEHMVCLYWGANTDSVTIRNSRIRNMFADGVNMTNGSTDNLVTNNEARATGDDSFALFSAIDAGGADMKNNVYENLTSILTWRAAGVAVYGGYDNTFRNIHIADTLVYSGITVSSLDFGYPMNGFGTVPTTIENVSIVRAGGHFWGSQTFPGIWLFSASKVFQGIRITNVDIVDPTYSGIMFQTNYVGGQPQFPIKDTVLTDVSISGARKSGDAFDAKSGYGLWANEMPEAGQGPAVGEVTFNGLKLSDNAQDVRNTTSTFKIITNP
- a CDS encoding LacI family DNA-binding transcriptional regulator; protein product: MTRRLAQVAKKVGVSEATVSRVLNGKPGVSRTTRQSVLTALDVLGYERPTQLRGERARLVGLVLPELQNPIFPAFAEVIGGALAQQGLTPVLCTQTKGGVSEADYVDLLLQQQVSGVVFAGGLFAQADEAHEHYHRLAERRIPVVLINAPIEGLDFPCVSCDDAVAIERAWRHLASLGHERIGVVMGPSDHVPSRRKLAAARSVAAATGGELAEEYVERSMFSLEGGQAAASRLLERGVTGIICASDPLALGAVRAARRRGLGVPSEVSVVGYDDSAFMNCTEPPLTTIRQPIEAMGRAAVELLCAGIQGGSVPPDELLFEPELVVRGSTAKAPR
- a CDS encoding cupin, which gives rise to MDDLNALAEEHLTAARASAHGRSAHLLLQQPPLRQTVIALTEGTALDEHNAPPAASLLVLRGSVRLTAASGDVELPSGILHPIPQERHGLLALQDAVVLLTAVND
- a CDS encoding YihY/virulence factor BrkB family protein — encoded protein: MSTQTASAAESTAPAALPRRWGTALRRTPVSLWNDDVTDWAAALTYYAILALLPALLVTVSVIGLANPGATGALIADITAFAPAESGEALRRPLEAATEQRSAVWLLVATGSVSAVWSACSYLAVFRRAMHAMHGVRDTRPPLRQAHIILVSAFGLLLLLMTSAFAIVMTGPVARWLGRLIGLPHEGETLWAALKWPLLVFLVACLIMVLFSTGPRSARGVRRGLPGGILAAFCWLAASALFALYANQVGSYSRLYGSLAGLVVFLIWVWFANLSLLAGAQFNVELRRPEPEAGAHGGEPVTAAERS
- a CDS encoding zinc-binding dehydrogenase, whose amino-acid sequence is MERMRAARLHLPSRTLAVEEVDRPVPGPGEVLVKIEAAGVCLSDVHLVDGTLSPLYLEGDTVTLGHEVAGTVAEPGPDVTGWSPGTRVVLQAGEQRRGRTHTRGVDYDGGWAEYALATASTLVALPDALPFEQAAIIPDAVSTPWAAVTATGDVRAAEAVGVWGAGGLGAHAVQLLRAVGAHPVVAVDPAPAARRRALEFGADLALDPADPLFREKVLGATGGVGLEAAFDFAGVPAAREQALTTLAPKGRLVLVGLTDQPLTVARPTLFSYLQHRILGHYGSEGHHVEQLVRLTEGGRLDFSRSITDVLPLDDAAAAVRRMETKEGDPVRIVLRP